A genomic region of Blattabacterium cuenoti contains the following coding sequences:
- the feoB gene encoding ferrous iron transport protein B, whose translation MRQRIIKLALIGNPNVGKTSLFNQLTGLNQKVGNYLGVTVDKKIGFFYYKNIHYQIIDLPGTYSIYPSSEDEEIVCKLLNNIDDIDYPDKIMVVADSSNIKKSLLLFRQIQDLGFPVLFILNMLDEAKKKGVFIDLEKLKKLLITEIVLIDARKGIGIENVKHTISSLNNKKNKLSFFFNPGLSHSIAIQDVKDGYHVNSYRAWSYLANNKKFLKDDGLLNKIKKKHNIISKKLQIIETLDRYEEIGKIFSKTVSKFISDQKKNSLDFSKKIDNYLLLHPFWGYFIFFFLLFIIFQSVFFWAETPKKIIEFFFSILQKKLENIYPGPINNFFVQGFLPGISTIITFIPQIFLLLFFLLLMEESGYISRVIFLMDRIMRPFGLNGKSVVPLISSVACAIPAIMSARHIENYRDRLITILVTPFITCSARLPVYILIISLIIPDKKWYFIQLRGLVLMGMYLLGFFSALSISMILHLFLKKDYQSHLIMEMPTYKYPIFGNILITLWINIKSFMYNAGKIIVLLSVLIWVLGSFGPKKDIIPYRKYSISFENIFEKKKLPNSYLGLLGKKMEPFILPLGYDWKIGIGLISSLVAREVFVSTMASVYSIEKNGNFLLKEKMKKEIFYDTGKPVYNLATGFSLLFFYAFSMQCLSTLSIVKKETKSWKWPIIQFFFMTTLAYSSSFFIYQILKT comes from the coding sequence ATGCGACAAAGAATAATTAAATTAGCTCTTATTGGAAATCCAAATGTCGGAAAAACTTCTTTGTTTAATCAACTAACTGGACTAAACCAAAAAGTTGGAAATTATTTAGGAGTCACAGTAGATAAAAAAATCGGATTTTTTTATTATAAAAATATACACTATCAGATAATAGATCTTCCAGGAACCTATAGCATATATCCATCATCTGAAGATGAGGAAATAGTTTGTAAACTACTAAACAATATAGATGATATTGATTATCCAGATAAAATTATGGTTGTAGCTGACTCCTCGAATATTAAAAAAAGTCTTTTATTATTCAGACAGATACAAGATTTAGGTTTTCCTGTTCTCTTTATCTTGAATATGCTTGATGAAGCAAAAAAAAAGGGAGTTTTCATTGATCTAGAAAAACTTAAAAAACTTCTTATAACTGAAATCGTCTTAATCGATGCAAGAAAAGGAATAGGAATAGAGAATGTCAAACATACAATCAGTAGTCTGAACAATAAAAAAAATAAATTATCCTTCTTCTTTAATCCAGGATTATCTCATTCCATCGCTATTCAAGATGTCAAGGATGGTTATCATGTGAACTCTTATAGAGCTTGGTCTTATTTAGCAAATAATAAAAAATTCTTAAAAGATGATGGACTTTTGAATAAAATTAAGAAAAAACATAATATCATTTCTAAAAAATTACAAATCATAGAAACATTAGATAGATATGAAGAAATAGGAAAAATTTTTTCTAAAACAGTTTCTAAATTTATTTCAGATCAGAAAAAAAATTCTTTAGATTTTTCTAAAAAGATAGATAATTATTTATTATTACATCCTTTTTGGGGTTATTTCATTTTCTTTTTCTTGTTGTTTATTATATTTCAAAGTGTCTTTTTTTGGGCAGAAACTCCTAAAAAAATTATAGAATTTTTTTTTTCCATTCTTCAAAAAAAACTAGAAAATATTTATCCAGGTCCCATCAACAATTTTTTTGTACAAGGGTTTTTACCTGGAATTAGTACGATCATCACTTTTATTCCACAAATTTTTCTTTTATTATTTTTTCTTCTTCTTATGGAAGAAAGTGGTTATATAAGCAGAGTGATATTTTTAATGGATAGAATTATGCGTCCATTTGGATTAAATGGAAAAAGTGTAGTTCCTCTTATTTCTAGCGTAGCCTGTGCTATCCCTGCAATAATGTCTGCTAGACATATTGAAAACTATAGAGATCGTTTAATCACCATTTTAGTAACTCCTTTTATCACATGTTCTGCTCGATTACCTGTTTACATATTAATAATTTCTCTCATCATTCCGGATAAAAAATGGTATTTCATTCAGTTGAGAGGATTGGTACTTATGGGGATGTACCTTTTAGGTTTCTTTTCTGCTTTAAGTATATCCATGATTCTTCATCTATTTCTTAAAAAAGATTATCAAAGTCATCTTATTATGGAAATGCCTACTTATAAATATCCCATATTCGGGAATATATTGATTACTCTATGGATAAATATCAAATCTTTCATGTATAACGCGGGAAAAATAATTGTATTATTAAGTGTATTAATTTGGGTTTTAGGATCTTTTGGTCCAAAAAAAGATATTATTCCATACAGGAAATATTCTATTAGTTTTGAAAACATATTTGAAAAAAAAAAATTACCTAATTCTTATTTGGGTTTACTAGGAAAGAAAATGGAACCATTTATTCTTCCATTAGGATATGATTGGAAAATAGGAATAGGATTAATCTCTTCTCTTGTAGCAAGAGAAGTATTTGTTAGTACTATGGCTTCTGTATATAGTATAGAAAAAAATGGAAATTTTTTATTAAAAGAAAAAATGAAAAAAGAAATATTCTATGATACAGGAAAACCGGTTTACAATTTGGCTACAGGATTTTCTTTGCTCTTTTTCTATGCTTTTTCTATGCAATGTCTAAGTACCTTATCTATAGTAAAAAAAGAGACAAAGTCTTGGAAGTGGCCCATAATACAATTCTTTTTTATGACCACATTGGCTTATAGTTCTTCTTTTTTCATTTATCAAATATTAAAAACCTAA
- a CDS encoding D-alanine--D-alanine ligase gives MKKIAVVMGGYTEESVISLKSGEVVYKNLSKEQEEFEVYKIYLFIDKWILKDKNNKEYPVNKHDFTVCITNDQILKFDCVFNAIHGTPGEDGVLQAYFHLLRIPYTGCHFHHASITFNKKYCLTFLKEFGIKTAHSFFLNKNQFFCEKEIIKKVGLPCFVKPNRSGSSLGISKVYQEKELSHAIEHAFKKDQEIIVESFLKGTEVSVGVISWNQEIKVLPITEIISRNDFFDFESKYSGKSQEITPARLLPSIEKKIQKLAKKVYEILNLSSISRSEYILVNGDPFFLEINTIPGLSEESILPKQLRIAGISLSELFKKNIYDSIESFKKKNL, from the coding sequence ATGAAAAAAATAGCTGTTGTGATGGGAGGTTATACAGAGGAATCTGTTATTTCGTTAAAAAGTGGAGAAGTCGTTTACAAAAATTTAAGTAAAGAACAAGAAGAATTTGAAGTTTATAAAATCTATTTATTCATAGATAAATGGATTCTAAAGGATAAAAATAATAAAGAGTACCCTGTAAATAAACATGATTTTACCGTTTGTATTACAAATGATCAAATTTTGAAATTTGATTGTGTTTTTAATGCTATACATGGAACTCCAGGAGAAGACGGAGTTTTACAAGCTTATTTTCATTTACTAAGAATCCCCTATACAGGATGTCATTTTCATCATGCCAGTATCACTTTTAATAAAAAATATTGTTTAACCTTCTTGAAAGAATTTGGTATCAAAACAGCTCATTCCTTTTTTTTAAATAAAAACCAATTTTTTTGTGAAAAAGAAATTATAAAAAAAGTAGGATTACCATGTTTTGTAAAACCTAATAGATCCGGATCTAGTTTAGGTATATCTAAAGTATATCAAGAAAAAGAATTATCACATGCGATAGAACATGCTTTTAAAAAAGATCAAGAAATTATTGTAGAATCATTTCTAAAAGGAACTGAAGTTTCAGTAGGAGTGATTTCATGGAATCAGGAAATTAAAGTTTTGCCTATTACAGAAATTATCAGTAGAAATGATTTCTTCGATTTTGAATCGAAGTATTCTGGAAAGTCTCAAGAAATAACACCTGCTAGATTATTACCAAGTATTGAAAAAAAGATACAAAAATTGGCAAAAAAAGTTTATGAAATTTTAAATTTATCATCTATATCTAGATCGGAATATATACTGGTAAACGGAGATCCTTTTTTTTTAGAAATTAATACAATTCCTGGACTTTCGGAAGAAAGTATACTTCCCAAACAATTGAGAATAGCTGGGATATCTTTATCTGAGTTATTTAAAAAGAATATATACGATTCTATTGAATCTTTCAAGAAAAAAAATTTATAA
- a CDS encoding PASTA domain-containing protein — MKYSKYCLILLLNLLIAIFILYKITSLALKWVDFYTKHGSYVIVPNLRYLTLNQSISILKKLGLKYDVDTSHYDPSFKPYQVLSFFPEAGDPVKVGRYIYIQANAKKFQTTVLPNIINKNKRIAIKLLHANHILVKDIKYVNDLSKDTVLKVVYKGKIIPSGSILPHQDGITLIIGKGYEKNNYSYPVPNVTGMSLSNATYTLKEKLFNIINFYYDDPLDDDPTATKAKVYRQEPSPGKKQDKNKPIYLWLTTKPLDSLIKTSESNESNKNYSTKNMEEEKTPINKEINEQKTKPSVFGKQS; from the coding sequence ATGAAGTATTCAAAATATTGTTTGATTTTACTTCTAAATTTGTTAATTGCTATATTTATTTTATATAAAATAACTAGTCTAGCATTAAAATGGGTGGATTTTTATACAAAACACGGATCTTACGTGATTGTTCCAAACCTCCGCTACTTAACTTTAAACCAATCTATATCTATTTTAAAAAAATTAGGATTAAAATATGATGTAGATACATCACATTACGATCCATCTTTTAAACCTTATCAAGTCCTTTCATTTTTTCCAGAAGCAGGAGACCCTGTGAAAGTAGGAAGATATATATACATACAAGCTAATGCAAAAAAATTTCAAACCACAGTTCTACCCAATATAATTAATAAAAACAAACGTATAGCGATCAAATTACTTCATGCCAATCATATCCTGGTGAAAGATATAAAATATGTAAATGATCTTTCTAAGGATACGGTTTTAAAAGTAGTTTATAAAGGAAAAATCATTCCATCTGGATCCATTCTTCCACATCAAGATGGAATCACATTAATAATCGGAAAAGGATACGAAAAAAATAATTATTCATATCCGGTTCCAAATGTGACTGGGATGTCTTTATCTAATGCCACCTATACTTTGAAAGAAAAATTATTTAACATCATTAATTTTTATTATGATGATCCATTGGATGATGATCCTACTGCTACGAAAGCAAAAGTATATCGTCAAGAACCTTCTCCTGGAAAAAAACAGGATAAAAACAAACCCATTTATCTATGGTTAACTACTAAACCTTTAGATAGTTTAATCAAAACATCTGAATCCAATGAATCAAACAAAAATTATTCAACAAAAAACATGGAAGAAGAAAAAACTCCAATAAACAAAGAAATTAATGAACAAAAGACAAAACCTTCTGTTTTTGGAAAACAATCTTAA